The Chitinimonas arctica region CTGTCCCAGCCAGATCGCCCATGAATACGCTACCCAACACCATCAATCCCAAAGCCGAGCAATTCCAGACCAATCGCGCCGCCATGCAGGCCCTGGTGGACGATCTGCGCGACCAGGCCGCCCGCGTGGAACTGGGTGGCGGCCAGGTGGCCCGCGACCGCCATACCGCGCGCGGCAAACTGTTGCCGCGCGACCGTGTGGCGCAACTGCTGGACGTCGGCTCACCCTTCCTGGAGATCGGACAACTGGCGGCACATGGCCAATATGACGACCAGGTCCCCAGTGCCGGCCTGATCGCCGGCATCGGCCGGGTATCCGGCATCGAATGCATGATCATCGCCAATGACGCGACGGTCAAAGGCGGTACCTACTACCCGCTGACGGTGAAGAAGCATCTGCGCGCGCAGGAGATCGCCATGCAGAATCGGCTGCCCTGCATCGCCCTGGTCGATTCCGGCGGCGCCAACCTGCCCAACCAGGACGAGGTCTTCCCCGACCGCGACCATTTTGGCCGCATCTTTTATAACCAGGCCAATCTCAGTGCCCAGGGCGTACCGCAGATCGCCGCCGTGATGGGCAGCTGTACCGCCGGTGGTGCCTATGTGCCGGCGATGTCCGATTACAGCGTAATGGTGAAGGGCCAGGCCACCATCTTCCTGGCCGGGCCGCCGCTGGTACGCGCTGCTACCGGCGAAGTGGTCAGCGCCGAGGAATTGGGCGGCGCCGACGTGCATGCCAAGATCAGCGGCGTGGCCGACTACTACGCCCATAACGATGCGCACGCCCTGGACCAGGTCCGGCGCATCGTCGCCAATCTCAATTGGACCAAACCGATGACCGTGGCGCGCAAGCCGGTCGAAGCCCCCCTCTATCCGGGTGAAGAGCTATACGGCATCGTCGGTGCGGACCTGAAGAAACCGTTCGATATCCGCCAGGTGATCGCCCGTATCGTCGACGGCAGCAAGTTCGACGAGTTCAAGGAAACCTACGGCACCACCCTGGTCACCGGCTTCGCCCATATCTACGGCATGCCGGTGGGCATCATCGCCAACAATGGGGTGCTGTTCTCCGAGTCGGCCCAAAAAGGCGCGCACTTTATCGAGTTGTGCAGCCAGCGCGGCATTCCGCTGGTTTTCCTGCAGAACATCACCGGCTTTATGGTGGGCAAGAAGTACGAGGCGGAAGGCATTGCCAAGCATGGCGCCAAGATGGTGACGGCGGTCGCTACCAGCAAGGTGCCGAAATTCACCCTGGTGATAGGCGGCAGCTACGGTGCCGGCAATTACGGGATGTGCGGGCGCGCCTACAGCCCTAATTTCATGTTTATGTGGCCCAACGCCCGCATCGCCGTGATGGGCGGGGAGCAGGCCGCCGGTGTTTTGGCGCAGGTACGCGAAGAAGCCTTGGCGAAAAAGGGCCAGCAACTCTCAGACGCGGAACGCGAGGGCATCAAACAGCCCTTGCGCGACCAGTTCGAGACGCAATCGCACCCCTACTACGCTACCAGCCGCCTGTGGGACGACGGCATCATCGATCCGCGCGACAGCCGCCGCGTGCTGGGGCTGGCCATTTCCGCCAGCTTGAACAAACCAATAGAAGAAACCCGCTTCGGCGTGTTCCGGATGTAAGCCATGCAAATCTGGGTCGATGCCGACGCCTGCCCCGGCGTGATCAAGGAGATCCTGTACCGCGCCGCCGAGCGC contains the following coding sequences:
- a CDS encoding carboxyl transferase domain-containing protein, whose protein sequence is MNTLPNTINPKAEQFQTNRAAMQALVDDLRDQAARVELGGGQVARDRHTARGKLLPRDRVAQLLDVGSPFLEIGQLAAHGQYDDQVPSAGLIAGIGRVSGIECMIIANDATVKGGTYYPLTVKKHLRAQEIAMQNRLPCIALVDSGGANLPNQDEVFPDRDHFGRIFYNQANLSAQGVPQIAAVMGSCTAGGAYVPAMSDYSVMVKGQATIFLAGPPLVRAATGEVVSAEELGGADVHAKISGVADYYAHNDAHALDQVRRIVANLNWTKPMTVARKPVEAPLYPGEELYGIVGADLKKPFDIRQVIARIVDGSKFDEFKETYGTTLVTGFAHIYGMPVGIIANNGVLFSESAQKGAHFIELCSQRGIPLVFLQNITGFMVGKKYEAEGIAKHGAKMVTAVATSKVPKFTLVIGGSYGAGNYGMCGRAYSPNFMFMWPNARIAVMGGEQAAGVLAQVREEALAKKGQQLSDAEREGIKQPLRDQFETQSHPYYATSRLWDDGIIDPRDSRRVLGLAISASLNKPIEETRFGVFRM